The following nucleotide sequence is from Borrelia puertoricensis.
AATTTGCTAAAAGATCTCAATTGGAAATTTAAAAAGTGATCAAAACTTATAAACAAGTATTAATACCCATTATACTGGCTTTATTATTAATGATATCAATCATCAAAATATCTCTGTCTTTTCATTTAGTCAAAGGTTCTTCAATGTCACCAAAAATTTTAGAGAAAAATTGGATAATCAATAACAAACTAGCTTATGGAATAAGACTAAAGAACAGCAAAACATATATTGTGTTATGGAGCTTGCCTAAAAAAAACGAAATGGTACTTATTAAAGACCCTATAACAAAAAAAATATCCATTAAAAAAATTTTTGCCATACCAGGCGAAAAATTTACAAAGCTACCACAAAATGTAATATCCATACATAATTTAAACTTTAGTATAAATAAAGAATATCTAAAAAATTTAGAAAATATATATATCCCAAAGGATCATTACCTGGTAATAGGAGAAAACAGAAAAGTTTCCCTTGATTCAAGAGAATATGGATTTATAAATATCAATGATATTATTGGAAAAATAATATACTGCCTGTAAAAAAAAATTATAATAACAAAATTAATATCTCAATTTAAATAAATGTTCAAGTCAATTTAATAATATCTTATGACCCCCTATTAGATCCCATATCTTCTAATGAAGCAAGAACACCTTCGTTTTCAAAACCACCCTCAAAAGAAGAACTTGTCATTCTTATTTGAATTGACTTAGAAGCATGCGTATCTAAATCTTTTGCTGAAATGCTTAAAATACCACTCTCATCCAAACTAAAAAGTATCTCTATCTTTGGAATACCTCTTAAAGACTTTTGTATATTACTAAAAAAGAACCTACCTATAGAATAATTTAAAGATGCTTTCCTATACTCACCTTGAAGGACATGTATCTCTATCTCTTCCTGATAATCATTAGTTGTTGTAAAGATTTTTCGCTCACAAACAGGTAATAAAGTATTTCTCTTAATCAACGTAAAAAATCCATCATTACAAGTTTCAATGCCAAGAGAATAAGGCGTTACATCTTTAAAGTCAATAAGAGTACTATTATTTGAAAGACTAAAAGCATGAATTCCCGCACCATTTGCAACAACTTCGTCTTGATTTAAAGAATCCAATACTTCAATTTTAGGAAAAATTTCCTTCAATCTCTCTTTAACTAAAGGAATTCTTGTTGAACCTCCTGAGAGTATTATTTTTGAAATACGTTCAAGATCAACACCTGAATCGGCAATACATTCATTTGTAAGACTAATAGTTTTCTCTATAAATTCCTTGATCATAGAATTAAAATCATCTCTCTTAAGTTTATAATTCAAATGTTTGCCATTAAGAAATGGTAATACAATACTAACCTCATCCATAATAGATAGACTTTTTTTAGCTTCTTCAATTTTGTCTCTTATCTGTTCAATAATAACAATATCATCTAAATTAATATCAGGATATTCTTTCTCAAAACTGGTTAAGACATGTCTTTCTATGACTTCATTAAAATTATTTCCACCAAGTTTATTCTCGCCCTTAATTGCAAGAACAGTATAAGTATCATTTTGTTTTTCTAAAAGAGTAACATCAAAAGTTCCACCCCCAAGGTCATAAACAAGAAATAATCCATCTATTTGTTTTTCAAAAGCATAAGATAGAGCGGCTGCTGTTGGTTCATTAAGTATTGCACGACATTTCAATCCCGCAAGACTTGCAGATTCTACAACACCTCTTCTTTGAATTTCAGAAAAATAAGCGGGAACAGTGATTACAACATCACAAATCTCTGTACCTAAAAATTTCTCAGCATTCATCTTCACATTTAAAAGTAAATAAGAAGCAATATCCTCAGCTCTATATGTATTACTACCCACTTCATAAGAGATTTCGGTACCTATATCAACTTTGAAATTATAAAAAGTCTTATCTGGATTTACCAATATTTGATGTCTAGCAATACTACCAACAATAACACCAGAATCTGTAAAAGACACAATAGAAGGTGTCATTCTCTCACCCCTATCATTTAATATAACCCTAGAATTAGCATCAAAATAAGACGCTACAGTATTTGTAGTCCCAAGATCTATGCCTATCCATTTTCCCATCAAGTACCCCTATGAATTGAAACAATTAATTCAATTTCACCCAAATCCAATTTCAACTTTTTAGCAATAACTTCTAAAGACATCCCTTGCTCATAAAGTGAAATAACTTGTTGGCGAATATTATATCCTTCCTTGATTATATTTTTCTCAATAGTAGGTATTGAATAATCTAAATTACTCTTATAAACACCACTATCCCCTTTCATGCTAAAATTATTACTTCCAATTGAAACCGAATGAGCATTAAATCCCAATAATCTTTGATCAAGTATTTCTATCCTCTCATCAACTTCCTTAATAATCCTATTTAAGCTTTCAATCTTTATTTCAATAATATTTATATTCCTATCAGTTGCTTGATTAATTTCAATAATAGTTTTATCTACCTCACTCCTAAATTTCCTAAGTATACTATTAGATTTGATTTTCAAACTAATATAAACATGAAAATATATAAAAATAAATATAATCAAAATAAAACAAAAAACAACAAACATACAGAATGTCCTATACTTAAACTATCGCTCAATATCAATGTTTCTTCCAATTTTTGGATCATGAAAATTAATATCATATATGCCAGGCGAATTTCTCTTAGCAGTCTTAACCTTTGACATTGTAATATAATTGTCATTATTATTCGTGATCTCATCAGTCGGATATATGCTATTTATTTCAGAATCAACATGATAACTCTTGCTTTGATTTAAACTCAGATTTTTATTCTCTCTTATCTCCTTCTTCCTTAAATCTTCATTTGAAATTTCACTAGTCTTAAAAGCACCTTGTGTAATTATCTTTACAATTTCAGATGAACCATTAATATCCATAAAACTCCTCCTACAATTTACAACCTATTTAGATTTAAAAGGAACATAAGCTAACATTTTAATAACATTGTCATCCTCTACAAAAGTAATATTATGATAATCTCTTGGAAGTTCATAATAAGCATCTTTAATATATAACTTAACGCCAGTATAAGCTATGTATTCAACAAAAATTTTGCCATCAATCTTACTATCTTCAAGTGCATCTTGTAAACTTTCTTGCTTATCTTTTACCATCTTTATTTCCAAAATTAAAATATCTCGCTCATTAATAAGCTCATTACAACTCTCAATTTTTAAAGATTTCTCAGCTTTATCAACAGTAAATTGAATGTTCTTCTTTAAAACAGAAATATCTTTTGTTAAAACTTCCAACCGTTTCTCAATCTTCACAAGATATTCAGTAAATCTAGATAGTAAAACTTTTATTTCAGGATCACACCCAACACAAATAGAAGTCTCAGCATTACCCTCAGATCCAATAGAATATGCTCGAACCTCTTCTCTTGCACGAATATCAGAACCAACTATCTTAGATTTTTTTCCAATGCAAAGCACCTTCTTTGTACAAGAAACAAATGAATTGACAATTCCTCTTATAACTTCAATATCGCCTTCACATCGTACATTAACATTTTCTAAAAATTTGGACTTAATAGACTTCTTTGCACAAATCTCTGAACCACCCTTTCCATTAGCCCCACTGCGAAGAACAATAGAACCATCCGTTCTCAAATTACACCTACCAACAAGTCCATTGACTTCTATTCCACTCTTAGCCATAACATTATATCCATCTAAAACACTTCCCTTAACAAGAACCATACCATTATTTACTATATTTCCAGTACCAGGTCCAACATCACCCTCAACAACATAAACATCATGCACAGAAATAATACCATTTGCAATAGATATATACCCATCACATCCTGCAATAATCTTATTTCTTTCCATGAAGGTATTATCTCCTAAAATCAAATCTAGCTCTCGACCATGCTCTGCGCTTAATATTTTTCCAAAAACAGTATACCCTTCAATACCCTCTGATAAGGGAATAACTTCTGCCAATTCATCTCCTCTATTAACATTTCTAAAATCATTACCTATAGCACCATACTCACCTGAAGACTTACTCTTAGCAACAAAATTAATATAAGCATCTCTTCCTTTAACAGGATTTACTCCCCTTGCCATCTCAACTGGTTCACCATAAAAAGGATAATCTACAAATTCTTTTATTCTATTCTTAAGCAATGCTCGATCTGATACTCCATATTTTTTAAGAATACTATAAATATCTTTTTCCAAAACTTCAGCACCATTAGGTCCAGGAACAGTAAATTCAATAGTTACTGACATTGAATCTTCTGATATATGAACCATCATAGTTACACTCTCAACAAGATCAGCCTCAAAAGTAGATACTTGTTCATACTTACCATTAGAAGCCTCAACAACCGATCTAACAAAATTTTCATCCAAATCTTTAATGTTACTATATGAAGCAAATTTATCCATTACATCTTTAAACTTAACAACACTCCCATCTCCTTGAGCAGGAGTAACCTTCAAAAATACCCCCTTGAAAGTTTTCCTGATAAAAAATTTCCCATCCAGAGACGCAACTTCTTCAAATTCACTTTGTGAACTCAAAACATCAGTAACACCAAACTTTGAATAAGAATTTTTATAAGCAACTATTTTCCACTTTTTCTTACCATATCCAAATAGTCCATTATTTCCACGTACCAAGACCTCATAATTCAAGTCTTTATAAGGAAGTGAAAGTTCTAAAGAAGCATCATTTAAAGCCTCTTCAAGCGTATCTGATTCCACCTCTATTAAATTAATACGATTTTCTCTTTCTAAATAATTTTTAATTCTATTCCTAAAATCGGCAAAATCGCTAATCTTAGCCATAATTATTCCTTTTTATTAATCAAAGTCTTAATAGTCTCAGCAACAATTTTTGGATCAGTATTCTCAACATGTGAAATTTGATCTAATAACTTACTATTTAATTTACTCTTTTTAACAACTGTATCATAGTTACTCAATTTTTCTGAAAGACTATAATTGTCATTATCACCACTTTTATTCTTATCAAGAGTAATATTTTTAGAAAAAGAGTTATTACCATCTGTTTCAAGCTTACAGTTACTATCCTCATCAATATCCTTCTTCCTTGTATCATCACTCAAACTATCATCTTGAAACAGATCATACAAATACTTCTTGTATATAAATTCAAGTAAAAGCCCAATACAGAAAAAAACTATAAACTGAAAAACCGCTCTAAACAATACTATCATAAAAGACACGCGAGCAAAAATGCCAAGAATCACCGCAAGAACAAATGCAAACGCACTAAATAATAAAACATAATTGCGTCTCTTAGTAAATAACATATTACCTATTCCATCCCAAAAAATTTAGATATAAAACCTATGACACCCCTTCTTTTTTTATTATCAAGAGTAATTTCTTCAAGAGCTGCCACAATAGAATCAAGACAATAACTAGCCTTACTATTGGGATTTAATAAAATAAAAGGCCTCTGTTTAAAAACAGAATTTCTAATATTTTTATCTTCATAAACATATCCTAAATAATCAATATTCAAATTCAAAAACTGACTTGATATATCAATGACTTTTTTAGCCACTAATTTTCCCTCACTTAAATTAGCTACTCTATTGACAACCAGTCTTAAATTTTTTAAATTTTCCATTTTATGAGATAAAACCTTGATTATGCCATAAGCATCTGTTATAGAAGTAGGTTCTGGTGTTGTAACAATAACTACATCATCACTAGAAAACAAAAACGAAATAACCTGTCTTGAAATTCCAGCACTGGTATCTATTATCACTATATCATATTCATAAACTTTTAATAACTCCTTTATAAACTGATTCATCTCAGTCTCTGATAAATCTAAAAGTTCTGTTGTCCCAGAAGCACCAGCTAAAAGATCAATACTATATTCTGTCTTTGTTATTACATCCTTAATACCTCGCCCTTGCATAATCATGTGATAAATACTATACTTTGGAATGACTCCAAGTAAAATGTTAATGTTAGCCATGCCAATATCTGCATCAAAAACTAAAACTTTTTTACCAAGATTTGCATACTTAAGAGCAAGACCCACAGCAATATTACTTTTGCCAACACCACCTTTACCACTAGTAACGGCAATAAATCTTGTTCTATTATTTTGAATTTTATCATCAATAACAAAACTAGCCCTATTATTCAATCTCATAATATCACGTAAACTTTGAGCCTGATCTTCTATCATATATTATCCTTAATAATAAGATTTACCTTTTAGCTTCCGAAGAAATTCAACATCATCACTTATTCTATATCCATTTATTTTTTTGATAAAGGTAAGCGGTTCTGCAATACTAATATTATGAGGAACAATTTGCCCATCAGTAACATAAGAAACTTCCTTTCTCATTTCATGAATTAAACTTATTAAATTACCAACACATGTTGTCTCATCTAACTTAGTAAAAATCACGGTCTTGTAGCTAAAGGGAGAAAATTGATGAAATATTTCTTTAATATCTGCCGTCTTTGTAGTAGAGCTCACAGCCAAATGAAATTCAGCATCACGACCACAAGCATTAAGAAGTTCTTTCATCTCAGCAAGTTTCATAAAATCTTTAGGACTCTTACCAATTGTATCAATAAGAACAAGATCAAAATCCTTTGACTGTGTAATTTCTTCTTTTAAATCTTTAAAAGATTCAATCGCCTTAACAGGAATCCCCATAATATCACCATATGTTTGAATTTGTTTCTTAGCTCCTATACGATAGTTATCAATGGTAATAATCTTAATATTCAAACTTTTATCATCACCATTAATTCCATAGATCGCTGCAAGTTTTGCAATAGTAGTGGTCTTCCCAACACCCGTTGGTCCAACTAAAATAAAAATTCTTTTCTTAAGATTATCAATAATAGAACCTGAACATTTAATAGTCTTAGCAATGTATATTATAACACTATCTTTAACTTTATCATAATCATCAAGATCTGATAAACTAAACTCTCTCTTAATAAAATTATTAATATCTCTAATATAACTTTCGGAAAAATCATTACTACGTAAAATATCTTCTATTTTTAAAATCGTTGGATGATTAATTTGTTCCTTTTTATGTGCAAGTTCATTTTTCAGAGATTTAACTTCCTTAATTACATCCTCAATTGAAGAACTCTCTTCTTTTTTAATGCTTTGAAGAATTTTACGTTTCTCCTCTTCGACATTTATTTGCTGTTGTCCAATGTCATATCTAACATAACCCGAAACTTCAATCCAATCTCTACTAAATAAGCCAAATATTCCTCCATGAGCTATTGTTTTATAAGTCATAACTCTAGCATTCTTTCCGTATTTCCTCTTAACCGTTTCTATGACCTCATT
It contains:
- a CDS encoding MinD/ParA family protein, with translation MEDQAQSLRDIMRLNNRASFVIDDKIQNNRTRFIAVTSGKGGVGKSNIAVGLALKYANLGKKVLVFDADIGMANINILLGVIPKYSIYHMIMQGRGIKDVITKTEYSIDLLAGASGTTELLDLSETEMNQFIKELLKVYEYDIVIIDTSAGISRQVISFLFSSDDVVIVTTPEPTSITDAYGIIKVLSHKMENLKNLRLVVNRVANLSEGKLVAKKVIDISSQFLNLNIDYLGYVYEDKNIRNSVFKQRPFILLNPNSKASYCLDSIVAALEEITLDNKKRRGVIGFISKFFGME
- the flhF gene encoding flagellar biosynthesis protein FlhF, yielding MVQYFTERGPTYNEVIETVKRKYGKNARVMTYKTIAHGGIFGLFSRDWIEVSGYVRYDIGQQQINVEEEKRKILQSIKKEESSSIEDVIKEVKSLKNELAHKKEQINHPTILKIEDILRSNDFSESYIRDINNFIKREFSLSDLDDYDKVKDSVIIYIAKTIKCSGSIIDNLKKRIFILVGPTGVGKTTTIAKLAAIYGINGDDKSLNIKIITIDNYRIGAKKQIQTYGDIMGIPVKAIESFKDLKEEITQSKDFDLVLIDTIGKSPKDFMKLAEMKELLNACGRDAEFHLAVSSTTKTADIKEIFHQFSPFSYKTVIFTKLDETTCVGNLISLIHEMRKEVSYVTDGQIVPHNISIAEPLTFIKKINGYRISDDVEFLRKLKGKSYY
- a CDS encoding Hsp70 family protein, coding for MGKWIGIDLGTTNTVASYFDANSRVILNDRGERMTPSIVSFTDSGVIVGSIARHQILVNPDKTFYNFKVDIGTEISYEVGSNTYRAEDIASYLLLNVKMNAEKFLGTEICDVVITVPAYFSEIQRRGVVESASLAGLKCRAILNEPTAAALSYAFEKQIDGLFLVYDLGGGTFDVTLLEKQNDTYTVLAIKGENKLGGNNFNEVIERHVLTSFEKEYPDINLDDIVIIEQIRDKIEEAKKSLSIMDEVSIVLPFLNGKHLNYKLKRDDFNSMIKEFIEKTISLTNECIADSGVDLERISKIILSGGSTRIPLVKERLKEIFPKIEVLDSLNQDEVVANGAGIHAFSLSNNSTLIDFKDVTPYSLGIETCNDGFFTLIKRNTLLPVCERKIFTTTNDYQEEIEIHVLQGEYRKASLNYSIGRFFFSNIQKSLRGIPKIEILFSLDESGILSISAKDLDTHASKSIQIRMTSSSFEGGFENEGVLASLEDMGSNRGS
- the lepB gene encoding signal peptidase I, which codes for MIKTYKQVLIPIILALLLMISIIKISLSFHLVKGSSMSPKILEKNWIINNKLAYGIRLKNSKTYIVLWSLPKKNEMVLIKDPITKKISIKKIFAIPGEKFTKLPQNVISIHNLNFSINKEYLKNLENIYIPKDHYLVIGENRKVSLDSREYGFININDIIGKIIYCL
- a CDS encoding FapA family protein, encoding MAKISDFADFRNRIKNYLERENRINLIEVESDTLEEALNDASLELSLPYKDLNYEVLVRGNNGLFGYGKKKWKIVAYKNSYSKFGVTDVLSSQSEFEEVASLDGKFFIRKTFKGVFLKVTPAQGDGSVVKFKDVMDKFASYSNIKDLDENFVRSVVEASNGKYEQVSTFEADLVESVTMMVHISEDSMSVTIEFTVPGPNGAEVLEKDIYSILKKYGVSDRALLKNRIKEFVDYPFYGEPVEMARGVNPVKGRDAYINFVAKSKSSGEYGAIGNDFRNVNRGDELAEVIPLSEGIEGYTVFGKILSAEHGRELDLILGDNTFMERNKIIAGCDGYISIANGIISVHDVYVVEGDVGPGTGNIVNNGMVLVKGSVLDGYNVMAKSGIEVNGLVGRCNLRTDGSIVLRSGANGKGGSEICAKKSIKSKFLENVNVRCEGDIEVIRGIVNSFVSCTKKVLCIGKKSKIVGSDIRAREEVRAYSIGSEGNAETSICVGCDPEIKVLLSRFTEYLVKIEKRLEVLTKDISVLKKNIQFTVDKAEKSLKIESCNELINERDILILEIKMVKDKQESLQDALEDSKIDGKIFVEYIAYTGVKLYIKDAYYELPRDYHNITFVEDDNVIKMLAYVPFKSK